DNA sequence from the Saccopteryx leptura isolate mSacLep1 chromosome 4, mSacLep1_pri_phased_curated, whole genome shotgun sequence genome:
gcagctgcagcagcagcttGTTAGATCAGATCACGGAATGAAAGATGGGAGACGTGGTGCCCAGGATCCTCCAAACAAACCAGCTGGTTATTTTCTGGACACATCCATTGGTATGTTGTACTAGTCAGGACAGGCTATGCTGCTGTGAATGAGCaagcaacaataacaataacaaagacATCTGACTGGCTGAACGTCGttacaaaagtttatttcttgctcaggCACAGCTGGCTTTGGGTTCGGGTGGCCCTCTAGAGTCGGTCTCCACAGCTGGATGATGCGCAGTAACTCAGGGACCCAGGCGGCTTCCGCCAGCACCAGGCCTCCTCCACAAAGGGGAAGACAAGCCTGGAGAAGCTCGCGAAGGCTTTTTGCTGCCTCAGAAAGGAAGTGACCATCCCTTCTGATCATATTGCATTGGCCAGAGCTCGTCATTATTACCACTCAGGAGCAGCCAGATGGGAGAAATGAAGTGGGTAAAGTGTGGGGGGAGGCGAACTCCAAGTTTCCGTGTCTCTCCAGGCACGGCCCACTCTCTCAGCCCCTCCATGTGTTTACCAACCCAGAAGCTCATTAAATGtgcatcaagcctgaccaggcgatggcgcagtggatagagttctgacctgggacgctgaggaaccaggttcaaaaccctgaggtcactggcttgagcatgggatcatagacgtgaacgcatggtcgctggcttgagcaaggggtctctggctcaccTGGGGGACCCCCCttccccagggtcaaggcacatatgagaaagcaatcaatgaacaattaaagtgccacaacgaagattgatgcttctcatatctgtctctctcccgcacatgcactaaaacaaaacaaaacaaaacaaatgttgcTACAGAATTTAATCTCCAGCCCTGCTCTTCCCCAGAGGCCTAtgcttggtctttctggtgaccagccccatTCTGAAGTTAGATGCCCTATCCTAAATCACCTCATTAGTCTAAACTCAAGTATGATTAAAAGGGGCTtgtttgaaaaacagaaaacccTCCTGTCACTGAGGCAATTCCGAGGGTTTTTGTAGGTCTGTACCAGGAACCAGGGATACAGACCATGTATTTCTTATTATACAATAGCCCCTCCCCATTCGTGTTCTCACTTTCTACAGTTCTGGTTACTCACTGTCAAccacagtccaaaaatattaaaaggaaaattccagaaataagaaCCTcgtaagttttattaatttaattttattttattttacagagacagagagagagtcagagaaagggatagatagggacagacagacagacagaaacaaagagagatgagaagcatcaatcatcagtttctcgttgcgacaccttagttgttcattgattgccttctcatatgtgccttgactgtgggccttcagcagaccgagtgaccccttgctccagccagtgaccttggatccaagctggtgagcttttttttttttttttgctcaagccagatgagcccgcgctcaagctggtgacctcggggtctcgaacctgggtcttccacatcccagtccgacactctatccactgcgccaccgcctggtcaggcaaaactcgTAAGTTttaaatggcccaccattctgaGTACCTCGCttcatctcacatcatcacaagaaggGTGAGTATGGTACAAGCTATTTTGGGAGAGGCAGAGCATATTCACacacttttattatagtatattgttatatttgttctattttatcattGTGAATTTCTTacagtgcctaatttataaattaaactttattagagggatatatatatatggggggaAAAGCATATATtgggtttggtactatctgtaGTTTGGGGTACCCACTGGGGATCTTGGAAAGCATCTCCTGTGGATAAGTGGGGACTACTGTACCACAGAGGTCAAACTCCTCATTCAAGGTCGCATGGCCATTGTCCTCTCCACCCCTCCAGACCCACTCAGCATCTCCTGTGGATAAGTGGGGACTACTGTACCACAGAGGTCAAACTCCTCATTCAAGGTCGCATGGCCATTGTCCTCTCCACCCCTCCAGACCCACTCTgcatcttctctctgctctcagccCCAAGAAGCTAACAATGGACTGTGAAACCTTGTTTGCTTtgctttggtttggtttggtaGCCTCAGCCAACAGTTAGCCCAAGAAGGAGAACAAAGGGAGAAAGGGGCATGAGTTGGGGTATTTCTTGCCCTAGCTCTTTACCTGTAGGGCTGCAGCAGGTTGGTCTGTGCCAGGATGTAAGCCCTCTCAGCATCGGGCTAccgtttttgagttttgggaacCACCCTCTGTCTTCACCCTTTTCAACACAGGAATGGTGACTCAGAGCCATAGGCCTTAGCACACAACACGATCCCCTGCACTGCACTCTCTGCATATCTCTCGATTTGAGTGACCGCCTCTTTGGTGTAGGGACCAGGGCTGATACAAATAATAAAGAGTAGAGTTGGACTTGGCCTAGTATAATGAGACAATTTGTTAGATTTCTTTCTTAAGTAAATGTTAATGGCTAAACACACTGAAATCACATCatttaatatagtaaataaaaaataactttaaaaattaaaactagccctggccggttggctcagcgatagagcgtcgggcgtcggcctggtgtgcaggggacccgggttcgattcccggccagggaacataggagaagcgcccatttgcttctccacccccaccccgtccttcctctctgtctctcttttcccctcccgcagccaaggctccattggagcagagatggcccgggcgctggggatggctccttggcctctgccccaagcgctagagtggctctggtcgtggcagagcgacgccctggaggggcagagcattgccccctggtgggcagagcgtcacccctggtgggcgtgccaggtggatcccggtcaagcgcatgcgggagtctgtctgactgtctctccccgtttccaacttcagaaaaatacaaaaaaaataaaattaaaataaaaaattaaaactaacctgaccaagcagtggcgcagtggatagagcgtcagactgggatgcagaaggactcaggttcgagaccccgaggtcgccagcttgagtgcgggctcatctggtttgagcaaagctcaccagcttggacccaaggtcgctggcttgagcaaggggttactcggtctgctgtagccccacagtcaaggcacatatgagaaagcaatcaatgaacaactgaagtgccacaacgaaaaactaatgattgatgcttctcatctctctccgttcctgtctgtctgtccctgtctatccctctctctgactctctctattagtctctgtaaaaaaaaataaataaataaataaataaaataaagaaagaaagggaaaagaaagaaaaaggaatgaagttctgatagatcctacaacatggataaacctcaaGGACATTATCTCAGTGAGAGAAGCCTGTGAttctatttctatgaaatgtctacaataggcaaatccataaaaGCATGAAGGTTGCCAGGAGGTAGGtggggggaaaggggagaagtGACTAGTACATGGTATGCAGTTTCTCACAGAGGTGAAGAAAATGTTATGGAATTAGATACCACAATTAGAGACCAAAaacccactgaattgtacactttaaaagggtaGATATTATAATATGTGAATTATActgtatctcaattaaaaaaaacaacaacaaaaaacaaagaaagtctgaGAGACAATCACTACCAAGAAGAGCATAAGGAGACGTGAAGCGAAATGTAACGTGATGTCCTGGATGGGTTTCTGGGACAGAAAAAGTGCATTCAGTAAAACAggagaaaatatgaacaaagtaTAGACTGTAGTTAACAATAATATATCActattggttcattaattgtgaCAAATATACAGTAAGATGTGTAAGGTATTTATAGTACCAGAAAAATCATAGGGGAAGGCAGGTGTGGGTTTGTAGGAAATCTCTGTACATACTGTGtttacaacttttctgtaaatctaaaaaactgttctaaaataaaagattgaTTGAAATAAACAATCAGTGTACACCCAATTGTGATAATTCTgggcacttaaaaagaaaaaacaaaaacacaacagtTTTGCCTCTGGCTGTAAGAACATACAGGGTATTCTGATTTTGTCACCAGGAAAACTGCCCATTTGGAAACTAAGCCCATCTGTGGCATGTCGGGTCACCAGAGAAGCTGTTGGGTGAGGTGAGGATAAACACCAGCACTTCTATTCTCAGTAAGTGGCTCTCACCACTAACCAgccttccttccccttctgttTCTCTGTATCGTGTCTGCGCCTGAATTATCCTGTCTGGCTAAGTCCTGATTctgggagacttttttttttttttttttttacagaggcagagatagacaaggacagacagacaggaacggagagagatgagaggcatcaatcatttttcatttcacgttgcgacttcttagttgttcattgattgctttctcatatgtgccttgactgtgggcctttagcagaccgagtaaccccctgctggagccagcgaccttgggtccaagctggtgagttttttgctcaaaccagatgagtctgcgctcaagctggcgacctccaggtctcaaacctgggtccttctgcatcccagtcggatgctctatacactgcgccaccacctggtcaggctgattctggGAGACTTTTGATGTTGAAAAATATTGGCAGATTTCAGTGGAACtgcttggaaataaaaaatatcttccttTTTTGGAAGATGATGCTGAAAGTGAAGCAGGAAGCTCTTGcccctcccaaagccaaagcAAGGGCTTTGAAGGCAGAGAAAGCAGTGCTAAAAGGCGTCCACAGCCACACAAAAAGAAGATCCGCGTGCCCCCCCACCTTCCAAAGGCCGAAGACACAGCCTCTCGGAAGGCAGCCCAAATACCCTGGGAAGAGCATCCCCAGCAGAAACAAGCAtgaccactgtgccaccatcaagTTCCCCCTGACAGCTGCGTCAGCCGTGAAGAAGACAGAAGATGACAGCATGTCTGTGTTCATCGTGGATGTCAAGGCCAACAAGCACCAGCTCAAACAGGCTGTGAAGAAGCTATGTGGCATCAACGTGGCCAAGGTCAACACCATGATCGGGCCTGATGGTTAAGAAGAAGGCATATGTTCGATTGGCTCCTGACTAGGCTGCTTTGGATGTTACCAACAAAATTGGGATCATCTAAACGGAGTCCAGCTGGCtgattctaaatataaaaattttacacttacccccccccaaaaaaaaaaaagcatactgttttttttttaaacaggtgaCTAACTTCAACATTAACGTCAATGCTTGTGACCGAGGAAATCAGATGATGCAAGGCTAAGCAAGAGCGTCAGTCAAACTGTCAAATGACAAGGGATGTTGGGTGACATCCAGGACACTAGTTTGTCGCAGGAAAATGACACCCAAATGGAGGATAATAGACATCCAGGCAACTTAATAGAGGAAGAGGAATTTATTAGGAGCCCGTAGAGCATGTGGAGTTGGTAGCACCAGGTCACAAGCTCCCTGAGGTTAGACttcttacatcttttttttatttatttatttttattcatttttagagagaggggagagagagagaaggggggaggagcaggaagcatcaactcccatatgtgccttgactgggcaagccccgggttctgaaccggcgacctcagcgttccaggtcgacgctttatccgctgcgccaccacaggtcaggcgcttctTACATCTTATACACCTTTTACAGTGTCCGTGCGAGGGGCGCGTGATTCCCTTGTCTGAGGTCTTACATGCGCCTCATGACTCAAGGTGGGAGGGGGAGTTTGGGCGAGGCAACAAGGGGAAAGGGGTTTCTGGACCCCTGGCCCTATCTATTTACAGATCCTGTTTTTCTAGTGAGTGTTGTAAGAGTCTCCAGGAGGTCGGTTAGAGACCTATAGGATGTGGATAATCTTTAACTGGTTAAGTCAGTCATTCCCGCAGACTCCTTCTCCTGGCattcttctgtttctctcctctcaggTTTGCAAGTGCACAGTGGTGCATAGCCCTGAAAGCTGCTTTTGAAGAAATGCCTAGGAGAGtgacatattaaataaaaaatgagcaccCCAAACTTGGGAGCTCTGGTGAAAGTCcatctgtaggccctggccggttggctcagcggtagagcgtcggcctggtgtgcaggggacccgggttcgattcccggccagggcacataggagaagcgcccatttgcttctccacccctccccctctccttcctctctgtctctctcttcccctcccgcagcgaggctccattggagcaaagatggcccaggcgctggggatggctccttggcctctgccccaggcgctagagtggctctggtcgtggcagagcgacgccctggaggggcagagcatcgccccctggtgggcagagagtcgcccctggtgggcgtgccgggtggatcctggtcgggcgcatgcgggagtctgtctgactgtctctccccgtttccagcttcagaaaaaagaaagtccaTCTGTAACTGTAGTTGAAGAACTTAAAAACACGTGGAAAAACAGGGTAGTGGCTGTTACACCTGTGAACATTCTGAGAAATCATTTAAATTCACTAACATGCTATTTTAACAACAATAAACACAGCAGTGGGTAACATATTTTTGCACATTGGGCAATGTTGTGTTTCCTTTTTTAACAGAAACCCCGGGACCGCTCTCTCTGCAAAACCAGGTTCTGAGGTGGAGGCCTGAATCAGTCTGGCCACAGCCCCTGCAGAGGCTGGACCCAACCCAATTCAAGAAAAAGGACAGCACAGAAGAGCCAAATTCTTGGCTTTTATGAGTTCCTAAGCAGTCTTTTGAAATTCATGGCAAAGATAATAATCTTGGAagacaagactttttttttttttttaatttgagagtaTTGCAAAagagaggctttctttttcttttattccttttaattttttttttttttgtggtcttTAAACTTTTGAGTATCCAAATTTTGGATTCAAAAGCAAATTTCTGAAGGAATCTTGGAATAAAGTTAGGGCCACAACAATAATACATCCGCAAGGTAAACTGAtacaaagtcagattatcctgtCCTTGAGGCTGCAAATTTTTCAAAATCACCTGGGGAGGAGGAATGAAAACTTCCAGGAGGCTGGGGAGTGGGTGATACTCTGTCATGAGCTGATGAACTGTTAAAATtgtgttcctggccctggccggttggctcagtggtagagcgtcggcctggcgtgcagaagtcccaggttcgattcctggccagggcacataggagaagcgcccatttgcttctccacccccccccccttccttcctctgtctctttcttcccctcccgcagccaaggctccattggagcaaagatggcccgggcgctggggatggctccttggcctctgccccaggcgctagagtggctctggttgtggcagagcgacgccccggaggggcagagcgtcgcccctggtgggcgtgccgggtggatcccggtcgggcgcatgcgggagtctgtctgactgtctctccccgtttccagcttcagaaaaatacaaaaaaaaaaaattgtgttcctgtttcattctctctccttttgtatatttttggaaattttccataataaaaacttGGCTCTTGTTAGTGGAAGCTGGGAGAACTGCAAGAGCTGGAGGTGTCCGGACTAGGGTGACCGTGATGAAGAGGGCAGACGAGCCTGGAGAGAGGCAGGCGGATTCGAAACTTATCTGGTGGCATCCCGCTGGATTATTTCAACATCTTGTGCCTTGAACCACCATGCATCTTCCGGCTTCACTCTGAGAGCGTAATGTGCGCTGTTCGTGGCCCTTGGGAGAGAAGATGGGCTGAGAGAAGAGAATTATTGGATTAGCCAGTGGAGTGGGCTCCTGAGAAGGGTCTCTGCCCTGGACACCGTCTACAGCCTGAAGGACTTCAAAAACATTATACTTGCTATATTGCGATGAACCTCAAAAACCACCATGAGGGAAAGAAGCCAGAAGGCTACCAAATTCTCTGACACGGCGCGTCCTTCTATCTGTTCACTCAGTCTACATTTGTTGGAGGCTTGCTGTCTGTCGGCCATGCCCCAGTGAGTTGAGCTGGGATATGGATGTGAATCAGAGCAAATCCTTGCCCAGGACTCGAGGCAGTATGGGACTTTGGAACCAGACCCTGGACTGAAATCCTAGCTTAGTCTGTAATTAGggttgccaaatttagcaaaaatatcTATATAGATCACCCACTAAGTTTGATTTTCAGATAAACAGTGAAGTTTTTTTACTGTAAGTATGTTCCATGCCATATTTTGTTGTAGCTTATCCAGCAACTTTACAGAtaattgctgtgtgaccttgggtacatCACTGAACCTTTCTGATCTCAGATTCCCTGTGTTCAAAATGGGGTTGCTTTGAGGAGTATAGGAGCATGTttatataaagtacttagaatgTTGCCGCACCTCCTAACTGTCCATTTCCATAGGCGATCCACTCCAGAATGAGCTCCAGGCATTAGCTGCTGTAGAGGGGACTTTTATATCAGCTTGGACCACTGCCTGTGGAAAACAATTTGAGATTCTCATGGCTCCTAGTCTAAAAACCCCAGTGCCTCTTTCAATTTTTACACTCTAGCCACATGGCTTGCCTCATCCCCGTCCTGGGAAGCGATTCCAGGAAGCTATGAGAGGGAGTGAAATGAGACTGGAAATGAAGAACTAATAGAGGGTGCATTACCAAGCAGGTTACTAAGGTGGGCAATGGAGGCGCACTTTCATTGGTGCTCCCCTGAAAGGCTGCGTGGAGTACAGGTCAGAGGGGCCCCAGTGCAGGGCGCAGCCACTGATGCGTTTTTCCACCGACTTCGATCCTCACTGGTTGTGGGTAGCTCTCAGGACTTTAACGCTCACATTTCCAGAGTAAGCCTGTGCTTGAGCCGAAGAGTGCCCCttggtggaggagaggagagctgcAGGTCGAGTTGGGGAGCTCTGAGAGAACTGGAAATCATCTCCTTTGCAGCTATAGATGAGGTCAGGTGAGCCAGGGAATATGGATCACCATCACAGACTCTAGTCTTCCCCATACACCACAGTTGTGGGTTCAagcccccgtcaaagcacatacaagactcaaccaatgaatataaatatataaaaataaatgggacaacaaatcaatgtttctctctctctcaaattaataaataaatgtaaaaaaaaaaaaaaaagaaaaagattctggGATCCTTACATGCATGCATGATGCTGGATCCATGCCAGGCAAAGTTTTAAGTGCTTCACAAATATTAATTCACTGAATCTTCATGACAGTCTCATGAAACAAATATtgttattgttcccattttacagatggagaaatcgAGGCATGGAAAACAGGATATAACTTGTACAAGAGCATTCAGCAAGTCAGTGGCAGGGTAGAATTCAAACCCAGAAGGTTTATGCATGTCACAACCACTCATCACTACTCTTGCCCACGCTGTTTTGCTTCTTTATATGCCTTCTACACATACTGAACACTAGCTCTACCTGGCTGTTTCCTTCCCGGAGTTCAGGTCTCAGCTTGGAGATCacttcctccaagaagccttccagGATCATTCAACAGGAATAGACCCCTCCTGCTACAATCTGTGGCAGAGTTCTATTAGTTTTCCTCACAGCATTTAAcatgttgtcattattttatttgttactttACTTATTTAGCATCTGTTTCCCCCACTAGTCTCTAAGTTTATGAGGCCAGAGGCCCAACTGTCTTATTCACTGTTACATCCCCACTTCTTGTCTCAGGGCCTGGCTCAGACTaagagcttaataaatattaaatgcaccTGGAGCATAGTTGcatcattaaataaatgaatccaACAAAGAAAACATACTAATGTCATGTTTCTATAGGCCTGACATACACAaattatactgttttccaaatattaaattaatgaaGCCTGTGGAATGTCCCTGAGGGGTTGGCTGGGGTGCTTCCATGTGGATGATCCAAGACACAAATAGAGGGAAGAGATTTATTCTGGGTCACTGATGACTCAGTGTCTGGGAATAGAAACACACTCCAAAACCTTTGCTCTAATTAGTCAAGGTAATTATTAGGCGCAATAATTAGGCATGAATGACCTCAGCCAGGCTGTTTGTAACCTCTAGAATTTAAGACCTGTACTAATTTTACTTTAATGAGTGTGTTTGTTGTGCCTTGGCACTCCCCAAcccttttttgctttttctgagcAATAAACATTTGTCAGGgactggggagggagaggagtggggaggaacTGCTTAGTGGGGACAGGGTTTTCTTCTGGGGTGCTGAAAAACGTCTTGGAACTCGGAAGTGGTGGGGGTCACGCAACATTGTGAATACTAAATGTCACTAAATTGTTCGTTTTTAAGTGGTAACTGTTCGTTTTATGTCATGGGAATTTCATCTCAATGAAAAAACTTCTTTCACACACACAGCTGTCCTCTTCACTGTGCAGTGGCTGGGAACCCTGTGCGCGAGTCACTTTGCAACTTTTCCAGAGAGGGAAGGTCCTTTCAGTCCTGCGAACCACGTGGTGCTTAATTCCTAAACTGCATATTTGTTTATTGAGCCCTACGATGTGCCAGGCCCTGCACTAAGCACATTTAACAGGATCTGCGTCCACCAGCCCCcttaatcctctttctcttcacCCGTTTTAATTTCCCTTCACTGTGCTTATCTCTAACTGACGTTATATTGGATGTACCTAAAGTGTAAACATTATAGGGTCAAAGATTTTGCCTGATTAGCTTACTaccccaggccctgtgctggcaCACAGGAAGCGCTCAATCACTCAGTCGTTGGATTAGGTAAAGAACCTAGCAAGATAGGCATTAGCAGCTCCAGGATGCAGGTGGGTAAATGCAGGCCCAGTAATTTGCCAAAGTCACGTGGTTAGTAAgtagtagaccaggggtccccaaactatggcccgcaggccgcatgcggccccctgaggccatttatccggcccccactgcacttccggaaggggcacctctttcattggtggtcagtgagaggagcatagttcccattgaaatactggtcagtttgttgatttaaatttacttgttctttattttaaatattgtatttgttcccgttttgtttttttactttaaaataagatatgtgcagtgtgcatagggatttgttcatagtttttttatagtccggccctccagtggtctgagggacagtgaactggccccctgtgtaaaaagtttggggacccctgtagtagaTACTGAATTTGAACTCGGGGGCCACCTGGGGGCAGAGCGGGGAAACTGCTAggagcttcccttccccctcttcctctgcccTGCTCGGATGAGTGAGAAGTCCAAAAATTAAAGGCAAGAAAGCAATGACTCATCACCTTTGACTCAGAAGTCAGAGCAGCACGAAATCATGACCCAAAGGTGAGTCATCATTTCCGCTTCCCTCTGTTCTGACTTGTTCACTCCTCCAATTCTTGGCACCCCTGTGTTCTACGCTGGGGTGACGCCAGGGGCTCCACATAGTGCAGGCTCCTTTCTCATCCCAACTCTGCCTCTTGGCTGGGATGATCTGACCCAGTTGAAACCACAGATGTGGGTCCAGGCCAGCAGTCCCCAGAGAGCCATGCAGATCTAGACTCAGGAATCGAAACCGTGGCAAGGTCTGAACACCGGCAGAGGTGAGATCTGGAAGAGTGCTCCTGCTTTCAGCTGGACAGCACTGCAGTGA
Encoded proteins:
- the LOC136402514 gene encoding large ribosomal subunit protein uL23-like → MMLKVKQEALAPPKAKARALKAEKAVLKGVHSHTKRRSACPPTFQRPKTQPLGRQPKYPGKSIPSRNKHDHCATIKFPLTAASAVKKTEDDSMSVFIVDVKANKHQLKQAVKKLCGINVAKVNTMIGPDG